A genome region from Oryzias latipes chromosome 2, ASM223467v1 includes the following:
- the LOC101170654 gene encoding receptor-type tyrosine-protein phosphatase-like N isoform X6, whose translation MSARLRAALYLLLLFTASCRLYAAARHGCLFEKKLCPRDQLCSDDGLFGQCQDPLQEPARYQVSIPVLRRLQEVLKDLMLQGLTWKDDVTQKVISQELRNVPTLRPKLTDNLPKKAPGDPADPAMMKQYLDYMVQSSPRSSVHMQMPLMDSYSYQKQPQFGYQNDEERSLNSLDENPSFSRSGPARNSLDRDRQLLQDLLVSYLTEPSSSASSSSSSPSQSLSLHRAPVAAASSLSSSSPFFSDLDFPLDYGEDYISQVAQFSKQAPREQMEKKVQNEHDILSGLDERSLQRLALLLDRYGLDLKDLSAEKDEGPAALKQLQLDSSYTQNPNKVKNGVDATGKKVGGSAVTEGSMSYKTVAQTKLGSVGEPDSSQKEAAPSKDENQGGAGYIITNQSTAGKAVAFDVRPNSKNLTAADAANKASKIAEKNFLASDTSLNVLQSNIGENDGKASPLATRVKPGSRWLFSTLVAMACVSGIVVAGMTIACLRHHAHRLAAKKLGLGPEGGSFTHQEYQFSDGAQPSPSSHSSTPSWCEEPAQANMDISTGHMILAYMEDHLRNKDRLMKEWEALCSYQAEPSTVSVAQSEANAKKNRIPDSVPYDHSRVKLKAEINPSRSDYINASTIIEHDPRMPAYIATQGPLSHTISDFWQMVWENGCTVIVMMTALVEDGEKQCDRYWPDEGSSLYHIYEVNLVSEHIWCNDFLVRSFYLKNVQTQETRTLTQFHFLSWPAQGIPTSTRPLLDFRRKVNKCYRGRSCPIIVHCSDGTGRTGTYILIDMVLNRMAKGVKEIDIAATLEHVRDQRPGMVRTKDQFEFALTAVAEEVNAILKALPQ comes from the exons gttGTTTATTTGAGAAGAAGCTCTGTCCCAGGGACCAGCTTTGCAGTGATG ATGGCCTCTTCGGACAGTGCCAGGATCCTCTCCAGGAGCCTGCCCGGTACCAAGTGTCAATCCCAGTTCTCCGCAGGCTGCAGGAGGTCCTCAAGGACCTGATGCTGCAGG GTCTGACCTGGAAGGATGATGTGACACAGAAGGTCATCAGCCAAGAGCTGAGAAATGTTCCCACCCTTCGCCCTAAACTCACTGACAACTTACCCAAAAA AGCTCCAGGAGACCCAGCAGACCCAGCGATGATGAAGCAGTACCTGGACTACATGGTCCAGAGCTCTCCCCGCTCCTCAGTGCACATGCAGATGCCCCTAATGGACTCCTATTCCTACCAAAAG cAGCCACAGTTTGGTTACCAGAACGATGAAGAACGCTCGCTTAATTCCCTGGATGAGAATCCATCCTTCAGTCGATCTGGACCAGCAAGGAACTCCTTGGACCGGGACCGGCAGCTTCTGCAGGATCTGCTGGTGTCTTACCTCACCGAGCCCTCCTCCTCGgcttcatcatcctcttcctctccctctcAGTCCCTGTCCCTTCACAGAGCACCGGTTGCAGCTGCTTCCTCCCTCTCTTCCTCCTCGCCCTTTTTTTCGGATCTGGACTTCCCACTAGACTATGGCGAGGATTATATTTCCCAGGTTGCACAGTTCAGCAAGCAGGCTCCCCGGGAGCAGATGGAGAAGAAGGTTCAGAATGAGCACGACATCCTGTCTGGACTAGACG AGCGCTCCCTGCAGAGGTTGGCTCTTTTGCTGGACCGCTACGGCCTAGACCTGAAAGATCTGTCTGCAGAGAAGGATGAGGGCCCCGCGGctctgaagcagctgcagctggacAGCTCCTACACCCAAAATCCAAACAAAG ttaaaaatggTGTTGACGCCACAGGAAAGAAGGTTGGAGGATCTGCT GTTACAGAAGGTTCCATGTCCTATAAAACGGTTGCCCAGACAAAGTTAGGCTCCGTGGGTGAACCAGACTCCAGCCAGAAAGAGGCCGCACCCTCTAAAGATGAGAACCAGGGAGGAGCAGGTTACATCATCACCAACCAAAG CACAGCCGGAAAAGCCGTCGCCTTCGATGTTCGACCAAACTCCAAGAACCTgacagcagcagatgcagccaACAAAGCAAGTAAGA TTGCTGAGAAGAACTTCCTGGCGTCTGACACaagcttaaatgttctgcagagcaacatTGGCGAG AATGATGGGAAGGCATCGCCTCTGGCAACCAGAGTTAAGCCTGGTTCTCGCTGGCTCTTTTCCACCCTTGTGGCTATGGCCTGCGTTAGCGGTATCGTGGTAGCGGGAATGACCATCGCCTGCCTCCGCCACCACGCCCACCGGCTGGCAGCAAAGAAGCTGGGTCTGGGACCAGAGGGGGGGAGCTTCACCCATCAGGAGTACCAG TTCAGCGATGGAGCCCAGCCCAGTcccagctcccacagcagcacGCCATCCTGGTGCGAGGAGCCAGCACAGGCCAACATGGACATCTCCACCGGTCACATGATTCTG GCTTACATGGAGGATCACCTGAGGAATAAAGACCGTCTGATGAAGGAGTGGGAAGCTCTGTGCTCATACCAAGCCGAACCCAGCACAGTCTCTGTGGCTCAGAGTGAAGCTAACGCCAAGAAGAACCGCATCCCTGATTCTGTACCCT ATGATCACTCCAGAGTGAAGCTGAAAGCAGAGATCAACCCCTCACGGTCAGACTACATTAATGCCAGCACCATT ATTGAACATGACCCCCGCATGCCGGCTTACATCGCCACGCAGGGACCTCTGTCTCATACCATCTCTGActtctggcag aTGGTGTGGGAGAACGGCTGCACGGTCATCGTGATGATGACCGCTCTGGTTGAGGATGGAGAGAAGCAGTGCGATCGTTACTGGCCTGATGAAGGCTCGTCCCTCTACCACATCTATGAG GTGAACTTGGTGTCTGAGCACATCTGGTGTAATGACTTCTTGGTGCGCAGCTTTTACTTAAAGAATGTTCAGACCCAGGAAACACGCACCCTCACACAGTTCCACTTCCTGAGCTGGCCGGCACAAGGCATTCCAACCTCCACCCGCCCCCTCCTGGACTTCCGCAG aAAGGTGAATAAGTGCTACAGAGGCCGATCCTGCCCCATCATTGTGCACTGCAG TGATGGTACAGGCCGGACCGGGACATACATCCTGATTGACATGGTTTTGAACCGCATGGCTAAAG GTGTAAAAGAGATTGACATTGCTGCAACATTGGAGCACGTGCGGGACCAGAGACCTGGGATGGTGCGCACCAAG GACCAGTTTGAGTTTGCTCTGACTGCAGTGGCTGAGGAGGTGAACGCCATCCTCAAAGCTCTACCCCAGTGA
- the LOC101170654 gene encoding receptor-type tyrosine-protein phosphatase-like N isoform X5, which translates to MSARLRAALYLLLLFTASCRLYAAARHGCLFEKKLCPRDQLCSDDGLFGQCQDPLQEPARYQVSIPVLRRLQEVLKDLMLQGLTWKDDVTQKVISQELRNVPTLRPKLTDNLPKKAPGDPADPAMMKQYLDYMVQSSPRSSVHMQMPLMDSYSYQKQPQFGYQNDEERSLNSLDENPSFSRSGPARNSLDRDRQLLQDLLVSYLTEPSSSASSSSSSPSQSLSLHRAPVAAASSLSSSSPFFSDLDFPLDYGEDYISQVAQFSKQAPREQMEKKVQNEHDILSGLDERSLQRLALLLDRYGLDLKDLSAEKDEGPAALKQLQLDSSYTQNPNKVKNGVDATGKKVGGSAVTEGSMSYKTVAQTKLGSVGEPDSSQKEAAPSKDENQGGAGYIITNQSTAGKAVAFDVRPNSKNLTAADAANKASKIAEKNFLASDTSLNVLQSNIGENDGKASPLATRVKPGSRWLFSTLVAMACVSGIVVAGMTIACLRHHAHRLAAKKLGLGPEGGSFTHQEYQHMASKGAFGRLEAAALGAVGGASGAGGGGGGGAGGGGIGIGAGGAVGGGPDSRVSSVSSQFSDGAQPSPSSHSSTPSWCEEPAQANMDISTGHMILAYMEDHLRNKDRLMKEWEALCSYQAEPSTVSVAQSEANAKKNRIPDSVPYDHSRVKLKAEINPSRSDYINASTIIEHDPRMPAYIATQGPLSHTISDFWQMVWENGCTVIVMMTALVEDGEKQCDRYWPDEGSSLYHIYEVNLVSEHIWCNDFLVRSFYLKNVQTQETRTLTQFHFLSWPAQGIPTSTRPLLDFRRKVNKCYRGRSCPIIVHCSDGTGRTGTYILIDMVLNRMAKGVKEIDIAATLEHVRDQRPGMVRTKDQFEFALTAVAEEVNAILKALPQ; encoded by the exons gttGTTTATTTGAGAAGAAGCTCTGTCCCAGGGACCAGCTTTGCAGTGATG ATGGCCTCTTCGGACAGTGCCAGGATCCTCTCCAGGAGCCTGCCCGGTACCAAGTGTCAATCCCAGTTCTCCGCAGGCTGCAGGAGGTCCTCAAGGACCTGATGCTGCAGG GTCTGACCTGGAAGGATGATGTGACACAGAAGGTCATCAGCCAAGAGCTGAGAAATGTTCCCACCCTTCGCCCTAAACTCACTGACAACTTACCCAAAAA AGCTCCAGGAGACCCAGCAGACCCAGCGATGATGAAGCAGTACCTGGACTACATGGTCCAGAGCTCTCCCCGCTCCTCAGTGCACATGCAGATGCCCCTAATGGACTCCTATTCCTACCAAAAG cAGCCACAGTTTGGTTACCAGAACGATGAAGAACGCTCGCTTAATTCCCTGGATGAGAATCCATCCTTCAGTCGATCTGGACCAGCAAGGAACTCCTTGGACCGGGACCGGCAGCTTCTGCAGGATCTGCTGGTGTCTTACCTCACCGAGCCCTCCTCCTCGgcttcatcatcctcttcctctccctctcAGTCCCTGTCCCTTCACAGAGCACCGGTTGCAGCTGCTTCCTCCCTCTCTTCCTCCTCGCCCTTTTTTTCGGATCTGGACTTCCCACTAGACTATGGCGAGGATTATATTTCCCAGGTTGCACAGTTCAGCAAGCAGGCTCCCCGGGAGCAGATGGAGAAGAAGGTTCAGAATGAGCACGACATCCTGTCTGGACTAGACG AGCGCTCCCTGCAGAGGTTGGCTCTTTTGCTGGACCGCTACGGCCTAGACCTGAAAGATCTGTCTGCAGAGAAGGATGAGGGCCCCGCGGctctgaagcagctgcagctggacAGCTCCTACACCCAAAATCCAAACAAAG ttaaaaatggTGTTGACGCCACAGGAAAGAAGGTTGGAGGATCTGCT GTTACAGAAGGTTCCATGTCCTATAAAACGGTTGCCCAGACAAAGTTAGGCTCCGTGGGTGAACCAGACTCCAGCCAGAAAGAGGCCGCACCCTCTAAAGATGAGAACCAGGGAGGAGCAGGTTACATCATCACCAACCAAAG CACAGCCGGAAAAGCCGTCGCCTTCGATGTTCGACCAAACTCCAAGAACCTgacagcagcagatgcagccaACAAAGCAAGTAAGA TTGCTGAGAAGAACTTCCTGGCGTCTGACACaagcttaaatgttctgcagagcaacatTGGCGAG AATGATGGGAAGGCATCGCCTCTGGCAACCAGAGTTAAGCCTGGTTCTCGCTGGCTCTTTTCCACCCTTGTGGCTATGGCCTGCGTTAGCGGTATCGTGGTAGCGGGAATGACCATCGCCTGCCTCCGCCACCACGCCCACCGGCTGGCAGCAAAGAAGCTGGGTCTGGGACCAGAGGGGGGGAGCTTCACCCATCAGGAGTACCAG CACATGGCCTCCAAAGGCGCCTTTGGGCGCCTGGAGGCTGCCGCTTTGGGTGCCGTGGGGGGAGCCAGCGGGgcaggtggtggaggaggaggaggggcaggaggaggaggaattgGAATTGGGGCAGGAGGTGCTGTAGGAGGAGGTCCTGATTCAAGGGTAAGCAGTGTTTCGTCCCAGTTCAGCGATGGAGCCCAGCCCAGTcccagctcccacagcagcacGCCATCCTGGTGCGAGGAGCCAGCACAGGCCAACATGGACATCTCCACCGGTCACATGATTCTG GCTTACATGGAGGATCACCTGAGGAATAAAGACCGTCTGATGAAGGAGTGGGAAGCTCTGTGCTCATACCAAGCCGAACCCAGCACAGTCTCTGTGGCTCAGAGTGAAGCTAACGCCAAGAAGAACCGCATCCCTGATTCTGTACCCT ATGATCACTCCAGAGTGAAGCTGAAAGCAGAGATCAACCCCTCACGGTCAGACTACATTAATGCCAGCACCATT ATTGAACATGACCCCCGCATGCCGGCTTACATCGCCACGCAGGGACCTCTGTCTCATACCATCTCTGActtctggcag aTGGTGTGGGAGAACGGCTGCACGGTCATCGTGATGATGACCGCTCTGGTTGAGGATGGAGAGAAGCAGTGCGATCGTTACTGGCCTGATGAAGGCTCGTCCCTCTACCACATCTATGAG GTGAACTTGGTGTCTGAGCACATCTGGTGTAATGACTTCTTGGTGCGCAGCTTTTACTTAAAGAATGTTCAGACCCAGGAAACACGCACCCTCACACAGTTCCACTTCCTGAGCTGGCCGGCACAAGGCATTCCAACCTCCACCCGCCCCCTCCTGGACTTCCGCAG aAAGGTGAATAAGTGCTACAGAGGCCGATCCTGCCCCATCATTGTGCACTGCAG TGATGGTACAGGCCGGACCGGGACATACATCCTGATTGACATGGTTTTGAACCGCATGGCTAAAG GTGTAAAAGAGATTGACATTGCTGCAACATTGGAGCACGTGCGGGACCAGAGACCTGGGATGGTGCGCACCAAG GACCAGTTTGAGTTTGCTCTGACTGCAGTGGCTGAGGAGGTGAACGCCATCCTCAAAGCTCTACCCCAGTGA